The Drosophila suzukii chromosome X, CBGP_Dsuzu_IsoJpt1.0, whole genome shotgun sequence DNA window GTATTTACTTATATTGTAATTACTATTTACTATTTGTAGACTTACAAGCAATACAATTTAAAAGCATCACTATCCAAACGTATATCATGTTAAGTTTGGGATACGTAGGTCAACAAAgcctttttttaaataaaacacccaatatttataaattttctttaacgaaaaaaggtttttgattttaaaatgtgtttaaCCCTCAAGATTATGCTCTCAAGTTTTCCAAGGCGAAGTAAAAACGAGATCTTAGCTATGTATAGTAGTAATTTAGATAGGATCTTGTTTTGATCCGGGATATTGTAAACATCAAAGTCTTTGTTTTGATCTCGCCTGATCTTCAAGATCCTGGGGATTACTTACGAGTTCCTAGCCCCACAAGTGGGCCTAGGTAGTGTAGATTCATCACGTCTTCACTCAATACACGCAGCTCATTAACAGCCGCGCTGACAACTTGTCAGGGCTTCCCCCTTGTGGGTCTCCCTTCTACGTAACCCTCCGCCCCCCCGAACTTTTCACTGAGAGCGTGGGAAATTATGCGTGGTAGTGGGACGTAGGGCGGTGGAAATTGGCGCGCTCTTCGGGGGGCCCCACCGCGTGACATTGACAACTTTTCAGCTTTTCGCGCTCAACGACGCGTTGGGCATTCAACAGGGCATCAGTGGGTCACACGGATCACATATCGGATTCCAGTTTTTCAAATCAAGCATGTAGCTTTCGTAGAACCCCATTGACTTCGATTCGAGAGTAGCGGAAGTCCACAAATAGAATCGTATCACATAAATTATGGATCGTATCGAGTATCGATTAGCCCGGGACAAACGGTGGGATAGGGAGACATATTTTTATTACCCTCTCAGGGACCTGCACTTGTTGGGTTCGCTTCGTTTCGGTTCGCTCTACTCTTCGGTTTCGCTTCTACGAACAGGGTCCCCAGAAGATCCCTCTGCCGTACCTCCATGGGCATGTATTCCCCCAATCGACCGAAATTGTGGGAAATGTTTTCCCAGGCCAACAGCTAATTGTCACTCTAAGGGTTGTCCCCGGAGCCCAGACGACAGATAAGGAGGCAAGTGAAGCCAACCGATCTGAGTCAAGTGAAGGGCTTCAATTTCTTCCCCGAGTGAAGTATCGAAATTACATTTGTAACAGACGTTTTGGTCCACAATCCTGGGCTAATGGGGCTtacaaacatacatatatatcttTATGAAACCGTAGAACAGACACACTTAAGGAGAGTCTTTAAGAAGCAGGGGGAGTCGCACACGCGCAAAATGAGCGTTCAAAAAGGGATCTTTAGAAGCACATTGGGATGTACTCAATGAAGGATAAGGAAAATGTTTGTAAAAATCCATTATACATGGAACTTAACCCACATACCACCATAACTATAACATTTCTAAGCCCAGAATTCATTGTAAGTTGTATTTATTGTAGTGCATTTAAATTGTCAAGTAGTATTTCCATTACTTTATAAAAccaaatataaacattttaaggATTCTTGAAATCTCGCTTGGCCTTTCTCACGGAACTAGGCCCACAGTGCGCTTATCACTGCGACAATCAGACATTTCGTTTCCCTAGCGGCGGATCTAATACCATGGACAATGGGCCGAAACGCCTATAAAGTTGCtcattaaaaatgtttcaattATGCCCCATCTTGTACCGATATGGATGGGGTTGTCGGGGCAATGATGTACATTATAAAAATCCCCGTTATCTGGGTATTTTGTGCCCTGCACTCCCTCCGCCCCTCCCCAAGACCCCGCTATAGCTGTGTATTCCCCGAGATATTCCCAAGCGGCCAAAAATAGACACAAATTGTATCGCACTTGAAGTGCACTCTGAAACATCTTGAAGTCCAAATAAAACAGCAGAAAGACcaacaataatatatataggGCCAGGCGCAGGCACGTCAGGCATGCGATAGTACGAGTACCAGGGTGCGAGCGAGAGGGCTGCGGTGCCAGAGGGAGACGGGGAGTGGGTTGCATTGCACACACAACATGTGAATGCAGAGTTCAAGTGCATGCCGtgacacagacacacacacacacacacgcatacGCACAGATGAGTGGCCGCTGCAAAGTGTTTTTTCCCAGGCGCTATTTATAATATGTATTCCGTTgccgatccgatccgatcccATCTTGCGGCACTACGATTATGACGCTCTACACGATGCTGCCTTCGTCGATGATGCGTTTAAGGAGAGTCCCGGAATTGCAGTACCCTGCTTCTGGGGGAATCCTAGAAAATATTATAACATAAAAAATCTACTTTTTTCAATGTCTAAATTTGTCTCTTAAATTTGTTATAATTATAAGTTATAATACTTTGAACAATTATTTCCATATCTAAAGTGTTTCTCGAGATATTGAGTTTATTGATTTTTAGATACACTTGTTATATCCCAGTTcaagaaatttaaaattgttgaAGGATTTCGTTTTAGttcttaaaaaatgttaatttttgttGTCAGATGGTCTTCGTTTATGCCTAAGCGATCTTTAAGATTTCAATGTTAATAGGTACCATTTTGGATTTAAGACACAGTCGGTGATGAAATAATAGTTATTATTCCTGCAGTTAAGCAGAGTAAGCGACGAAAATaacattatatttataaaatactgTCATGATATCAACATAACTATAATACCAGTTACGaaaaggtataaaaagcaTACCCAAGCTACCCTGTCAAATCGAAAACAGGCGCCAAAACATGCGGTTTCTCGCAGCGGATTGCTACGAAAAAATTCGGTTCGAGTTTTTGGAATGGATATGATGGAGGAGAAGGAGCAGGACCCGGATTTTGAAtttggagatggagatggggAAGGAGaaggagatggagatggaaatgggaatgggaCTTTGACTGTGCGACGGCCACATGCGCCGATGCCGCCGCTGGATGTTGCATGTTGCAGCGGTCGGTGCAGCGAAAGTGTTGCAGCTGTGGTAGAGAGTCTATTTTTGGGGCGATTGTGCGGCGCTGGTGCTGCCACATGTGTTGTGTGCTGCGCTGCTAAAAGGCATTGTAATGAGAGCAGAAAATAGAACCGACTCCACTTGAGCAATGTCCCATAAAGCGGGCTGCAGTTGGAGTCGAAATCGGAGTTTCGAGTTTGGCGCGCAATGTGCGGCACCAGCGATCTGAAGGCGGAAAAAAGAAAACGGCAACCAGTAACACATGGGCCCACGagttatgttttatttttaatcttTCGGAGAGTCGGTCTCCAAACAAACCGGAGAGGGCACATATAAACCCGTGATAGGCGAGCGGTTCGGGACAGTCTTTGGCCGCCGCTCGACGCGCTCGAATATCGGGGATACACATATACGTCGGTGATATTGCAGGACCCACTACAGAGCCACCAACCTCGATGGGCGTCATCTACAAGATACTGAAGCAGCAACGCAGCATGGATCTCAGCCTGAGCTCGGCCACCCGGTGCAAGGTGCAGGCGGCCATCAAGCAGCGCCAGCAGCAGCGCCGCCTGGAGGATCACCTGGTGcgggagcaggagcaggaccAGGACCCAGATCCGGATCACATCGCGAAGGACAAGGAGGAGCTGGCCgagcagcagctgcagcagctcTGCCGATTCCTGGCCGAGAATGCGGCACGAAAGAAGGTGAGCACCGAGATTTTAATTGGAGTTGACCAGGGATCGGTTTTTAAAAGACACTTATAGATTGATTTGATCTTACAAGAAAATGGTATCAGAAAAAATTGAACTGAATCAGTTCGAAACTAAACTAATTTCATTAATAAACTTGGAAAAAAGAACATTCAAATTGTGTATGATAGAACTCGGCAGAGAACTTTGAGATGGATTGCATATCATTTTCagaaaatgtttaataaaataataataatggtTCGCATTGAGATGAGATGATATAAGAGCAAAATGCGCACTGAAGAAATAAgtacgattttttaatatgaatattatatttcttttCCCCCCAGCGCCAACGTTTCAAGCTGCAATACCAGTGCGATCTGGCTGCAGATCGGGATCAGGACCAGGATCAGGAGCCGGAGAAGGAGCACTTTCCACCGCCGCCCCACGAGATGGACCTGGAGTTCATCGAGCAGCTGCATCATCAATCCTCGTCTGCCACATCCACGAGTTCAGCTGGGCCGGCACCACGTGATAGCATCCTGCAGAAGATTCGCCACCAGATCTTCGAGAGAAAGCGGCAGAGGCAGCGCCAGCTGGCGGAGCTGGTGCAGCAGCGACTGGTGGTGTGGCGACCGTGGTAGGGGACCTCCCAGAGGACGGAGAGAGATCCGGGAACTGAGACTAGTCTAAGGGTTAGCTGTAAGGATGCATTCGGTATTATTCCTGCTGCTGTGTGATGATCGCGCTGCTCTTCCATTTTCCCACGCCTCTGCAaaccaacttttttttttgctgttaACTATAGTTTActaataaagatttttttggacataattattttcttttaccCATTAACCCGCGTCGACCAAAATGAAAGTCTCCATTGGCATGCctcaaaattttttattcatttaacTTTGACACCAATTAAAATTCTTTTCGTATGGAATATTTGAATGCTGTTAATGGTAAGTTATGCAATGTATTGAATGGTTTATTCGTTTAAACTCCATCTGCTTTCGTTCACGCTGCTCTGACTCTATTTTTGGATATTCTTAATTTGCCTTCGTGCTGCCTGTTCTGATTTCCGGGTTTCTGGTGTCCTAAATGCCTCAAGTTGCCTGACATTTCACTTTTTTCAATTCGTTCATCTACTTTCCTAAATATTAATTTCTCTCTTGGCTTTGAGCTGAGCTCTggaaaacgaaaacaaaaagaTCTAATTCCATTCAATGTGATTATTCACCTTGTGTAGCTTCCAAATGCAGGGATATTCTTTGCCTCCCGACGAGTATGTAACTTTTTTTGTAACGGCTCATGTAGGTccttgaaaaaattattactattttaaattcaaattttgtaaattcataatttaccatttgtttaaaatataacAGATATATACTTTTTTGGATACTGTTTGAGATTGCAAtgcaatatattttaaaactatttaacatatttgaaaatatggTATATATTCGGAAACCCTCATCTTTAATAAGCTTTATCAAGTTTTCTTTAACCTATCTATTTTGAAAAAAACTTAACAATTTTGTATAACATTTTCCGAAGAAGTGACTAAAATGGAATACTTAAAAACACCAACAACAAGAAAGGAAactagcttcggcaagccgaattTTATATACCCTAGCAGGTAGTACCTATGGGAGCAGTATATATACAGAGCTTTCCAActtttagaaaataaaaaaaaatttcagaaatataaagataattttacatttcaattttataGCGTATATGTTGTATTGTATATTTTGGCATTAATTTGGCGATCTTTTGTATGACGCTATATGATAAAGTATTCCGATTTTtatgaaatttattttgtaattatGAAGTAATGAAAAAATGCTATTGGAGTAAAAGAGAATATTATCAGTAATAACGAAGTATAATTATTTTCCTATTCGTTTCCATTTGTTATCCTATTGTTGCTATGGCAGTTATATGATTTTGTAGTcctattttttaaaagtttaaaataaaatttcgaAATCATAAAATATGATGTTTCTAAGACTAGAACAGAATATGTAAAAATAAGTGAAGctataattaaaataagttaCTGGAGTAGAAGAGAATATGatcaaaaataatgaaaaataattattttcatGGCAGTTATATGATTGATGATGAAATTTtgaaatcataaaaaatgatgTTTCTAAGATTAGAACATAGTATGTAAAAAAACTGAAgctataattaaaaaaagttaCTGAAATAGACGAGAATATgataaaaaataatgaaatataattattttcctattagttttccattttttatccgattgttcctatggcagctttaTGATTTAGTCGTCTGATTTTTTAAAAGcttaatttgaaattttgaaatcataaaaaatgatgTTTCCAAGATTAGAACAGAATATGTAAAAAAACTGAAGCTATAATTAAAAGAAGTTACTGGAGTAGAAGAGAATATgataaaaaataatgaaatataattattttcctattagttttccattttttatccgattgttcctatggcagctttaTGATTTAGTCGCctgattttttaaaagtttaatttgaaattttgaaatcataaaaaatgatgtttccaagattagaacaaaatatgtttaaaaaaactGAAGCTACAATTAAAAGAGGttgttttcattattttttcgAATATTCTATGTTTCTAAGATTAGAACataatatgtaaaaaaaaaactgaagcTATAATAAGAAGAAGttattttcattattattaaaactGAAAAACTAGTTCGCGTAGAAACgcacagacggacatggctagatcgactcgtttAGTAATGctgatcaataatatatatattttatggggtcgaaacgtctccttcactgcgttgcaaacttctgactgcaatcattataccctctgcaagggtacaCAACTCATAAAACATTTCATAGATCATGAAACCGTAATCATTATCATAAGGAATTTCTTAAAATTGCGTTGAATTTTTCGAGGAGGATCTCAACACGTAAGCTTATCCAATATATCGCTCCGATATACTTTCAGAATTTGTCCCGGGTTATATTCACTAAAATCGCTGCCAATGTAAGCTACATGCTCTCTTGAAACTCCTCTCGAATTTCGAAAAATAGACCTACACCGCTACTCGTTATAACCATACCGCCTGGAATATCGCTACTCCTAATCCATCTTCAGTAAGATAAACATTTAGATATTTGAAGATTTAATGCAATGCAATCCATAGCTTGGCCGTTGGGTTGCGAAGCACCTACTCCTGACTCTTCTCGTTGCGCGGGTAAATAGACATCACTGAAAAGTTTCGGTTGCTTTGCTTTGTTTTAATACTAGGTACACACATTTAGTTAAGATAGCTTCGCGTGCTGCAAGGGGTCAGAGGGCAGGGGTTCCTTCGGCTTGAGTTCGGGGGAGGGGACTTCCCCTTCAGACTGACAACCAAGGACGGGGGAATCTCAAATCGCGTCGATTACTCTAGATACCTAGATAACTTAGTCCTCGAATTAAAACTAGAATTAAAAgtagaactataagtagtgCGACTACAATTAATTAACTTAACAATTCAATCTCAACACACGCAACAATCAATACAGTTTCGTCAGACGAAAGGGCTCATCAGGATGCCAGATGGATCTAGACCTCGATTGGGATCTTGATCTGGATCTGAATCTGGGGCCGGGTTGGAATCAGGGTTCCTCTTGCGCACACTTAAATGCTATAATCAATAGAtacatatatgcatatataaatatattcgCTTAAAGTTACGCGTGTATACATAAATACGTCGTTTACATAAATATCATTCACATATAGAAATATGCAAGTGTATATAAGTattgtatgtctgtatatcatCGACGTCTAGCTCTCTCTCGTTGTGTGTTCGTCTtgtctgtctatatgtctgtctGTTGATGTTCTGTAGATGTTCTGTTTCTGTGTATGATTTTGTCTGTGAAAATTTGCTAAAACTAATGTATACGAGCTCCTTCATTTTCGGATGGCAAGCTATCCATTTACGATATCTTCATACCTGCATCTCTAACTGTGTTTAAGGATCCTGATCCTGCGACATACAAATCCTTCAAGCTATTTCTTGGTTCTCCTTGGCTCAAGTGGCCAGCTTTCCAGTAATCGAACTGATTTTACCTATCGATGGTTGAACTCCTGCTATCGCTTACTTTTTCTGCCGATTATTGATGCGTTTTCGATTAAGTTGAATTTATCCCTAATCCTAGTgctaccaaaaaaaatttattcatATATATGTAgttatatatacttttaaggaacacacacatacacagaCACTTATATACGCAATGCGTGGCGCTGGATATCTTTTATGGTTATTTTTTCGTTTATCGCTAATCGTTTATCGTTTAACGTAATCTAAACACATCGAGAGTCGCAGGATCTTAAGCGAGAGCAGAAAAAGGGTATTCACACCTCGGCGACCTGGGGGGAATTGATGTTAGTGGATGGTGTTGGGGTTACTCTGGGCTGGGAGGGTTCTCGGAGTTCGGAAGTAGGGTCTCGAGTAGCGGATGGGTagttgtggtggtggtgttggTGGGTGTTGGGCGTTGGCTAAATGCTACTCGATCGTCCCAGGCCCGAGGTGGTGGTAATATGGTGCTTCTGATGGCCCTTGTCCACCTTAGTGAAGCACGCCATTGGCAAGCCGGGGGCGGTCCTCGGGTTCTGCGGGGGTGAGAGTCAGCGCCGGTATTGCCGGATGAAAATTAGATTTAGTTCGGCTTGATGTTCCCGGTCCGTTTCCGGTTCCGggtccgattccgattccggcTACTGCTACAGTCCCGGCGGTGGCCGGTGGACTGCCACTCACCTCGTGCTCGGCCTGGTGGCAGAACTTGCCCTTGAGCCAGGGCCACTTGATGGTCCGCACCAGGGTGTTGCGGAAGTCCTCGCTGAACAGGCAGTAGATGTAGAAGGTCAGCGAGTAGTTGATCAGCTCCAGCAGATTGGCGCTGGCCCGGAACACCTGGAACGGGAAGCTCGGGTAGACCTCCGAGGCGATCGTCATGTGGAGAATGGCCATGGGCGAGACGCAGACGAGGAACAAGATCGAGGTGCTGCCGAGCAGCAGGAACAATCGCCGCTCCTCGGCGAACTTGCGAGGATCGTCGTCCTTCATATATCCGTGGGCGTGTGGGCGGCTCAATACCATCTGCCTGCGGCGCTCGCAGGTCCGCCTGTAGACCATCATGATGCGCATGTTGAGGCCCCCGATCACCAGAGTGGGCACCAGCTTGAAGATCACCTCGAGCATGATCTTGTAGACGCGGTAGAAGATGGTCTGCTGGTAGATCGTATTGTCGCGTCGCAAGTACACATAGACGTCGCTCGAGCCGAAGATGCACTTGATCAGTTCGCCGCGGAAGATGCTCGGTAGGTAGACGATCACCGTGGCCAAGCAGGTGAGGAAGACCACAACGCTATCGGGATGGGGGGGAAAATGGAGTTGAGTAGGGGGGGTTTCGGGCACTGAAGGCATGCTTACCCAGGTGGTCCCATCACCGGTCGAGCGAATCCGGGGTGGCACACGGACACGTAACGCTCGATGGTCAGTACTAGTAACATCATTACGCCGACGCCTGGCAGCCCCGGAAAAGGTGGGGTTAGGGTGGAAAGCAAGGGTCAATATTAAATCAGGGTAAGCCCAAACATGTTATTTAAGTAATTAGATCTGAATACATCAACCAATTTGCTTAAAACATTAGATATCATGGATAATTCTAAAATTCTATGTAATTTTGGAACCCCTTTGTTTCTACTTAGTATAAAACTCGTTGAACTTAAAGCTGGGTCCAACCTTCAAGCTTTCTAAGAGAGCCAGAGCTTCGCCCTGTGAAAGCTCTCCCTGTTGCAAATCCTACATCCGAGACGAGACTCACCCAAACAGCCGTTGCCCAAATAAAGCTCCAAGTGGGCGGTGTAGAAGGCGGGCCCAAACTCCTCCCACTGGCCTCGATCCTTGTGCACCAGCATGCGGATGCCGAAGGGGATGGCGAACACGATGGCCAAAAGGGCGGCGGTGGAGTAGGCTGAAAGGGATGAGGGGGAGTAGAACAACAAAGGGATTAACTCGGGCAAATCTATAAAAATGTCCTTTATGGCTGGGTTTATGGCATAATTATGGCGCCGTTTCCGCCCTCCATGTGGCAACAGGAAGTcctggcacacacacacacacactcccGCTCACTTGAGTCGCAGCCCAAATGAATGGCTTTGCTTTCCGGTTCCCTTTTCTTGACTTCCTCAGCGCTGCCTCCTGTTTTCCCcctctttttcttttttgttgaTAACTTTTTCCCTTGTGCGTGCGCTTGTGTGttgtttattgatttattattttgtttatgaCCATATAATTACATTATTACTAATATCATGTGCGGCCTGCTGCCCTGCTGCTTCCCGCCAAATTGCTGTGCACACAGGGCCTAATGTTCGATGTATGACTTCCCCGAAAACGGGGGGAGGCCACCGGCTGGCCCCCATAATGATGGGCATCTAATTGGGTACAGGGACACATCAATATAAATGTCAGTTTTGTTTGCCCCAAGCCTGACAAGTGTCCTGTCCAACAGCCCTTCACCGCCACTCGACCAGCCCCTTCCACGCGAAAATCTCTGGTGCCTGCCTTGTCGGCAGTGGAATTTCCTTTTGAGGACTGACTTTTCGGATTGCCGGACCGCCGGACCGGTGATGGAGTGGCCTTTGGACGAGATCCTTgtgaaatttatttaaacagCTGAGATCGGGGATCTCCCCGGCGTGTCCCCGGGGCCTGTTGCCACTTTGGCATTCCCCGGTTGgcaataaaacatttttgccCATCCCCAGCTGCATAACTTTGGTCAAAACACACACGAGGAGCCCCCCGGAGGAAAGGACGAGGAGCAGCGAGGGGACACCATTTGGTGGCAATGACCGCCAAATAACAAATGGGCCGCCAGTCGGTTGGCATCGTAAAAAGGCTGCGAGcagcaaaatatttttgttattttaataaaatgagCAGCGTGTTGGGTGGCGCTCTGATTTCGGTCATTATTACTCATGCCGGCGAGGCTCTTCACAACTTTTATTTACTGCCACTTGAGCAAAGCCGAGGAGGCTGGTGATATTTCAGCCAGAGTCACCAGCCAAAGGGTCTCGCTTTGCATTTCTCCTTCTGGTTCT harbors:
- the Him gene encoding uncharacterized protein Him, with the translated sequence MGVIYKILKQQRSMDLSLSSATRCKVQAAIKQRQQQRRLEDHLVREQEQDQDPDPDHIAKDKEELAEQQLQQLCRFLAENAARKKRQRFKLQYQCDLAADRDQDQDQEPEKEHFPPPPHEMDLEFIEQLHHQSSSATSTSSAGPAPRDSILQKIRHQIFERKRQRQRQLAELVQQRLVVWRPW
- the LOC108010408 gene encoding probable G-protein coupled receptor B0563.6 isoform X2, whose protein sequence is MITRLYNTEEDPAYCSFIWGSNLTSSAEVLAANATSVFSSDLRDDFYRDVEDPRTESLREYCYGLVLPIICAMGIIGNVLNLIVLTRRNMRGTAYIYMRAYSTAALLAIVFAIPFGIRMLVHKDRGQWEEFGPAFYTAHLELYLGNGCLGVGVMMLLVLTIERYVSVCHPGFARPVMGPPGVVVFLTCLATVIVYLPSIFRGELIKCIFGSSDVYVYLRRDNTIYQQTIFYRVYKIMLEVIFKLVPTLVIGGLNMRIMMVYRRTCERRRQMVLSRPHAHGYMKDDDPRKFAEERRLFLLLGSTSILFLVCVSPMAILHMTIASEVYPSFPFQVFRASANLLELINYSLTFYIYCLFSEDFRNTLVRTIKWPWLKGKFCHQAEHENPRTAPGLPMACFTKVDKGHQKHHITTTSGLGRSSSI
- the LOC108010408 gene encoding probable G-protein coupled receptor B0563.6 isoform X1, which gives rise to MITRLYNTEEDPAYCSFIWGSNLTSSAEVLAANATSVFSSDLRDDFYRDVEDPRTESLREYCYGLVLPIICAMGIIGNVLNLIVLTRRNMRGTAYIYMRAYSTAALLAIVFAIPFGIRMLVHKDRGQWEEFGPAFYTAHLELYLGNGCLGVGVMMLLVLTIERYVSVCHPGFARPVMGPPGVVVFLTCLATVIVYLPSIFRGELIKCIFGSSDVYVYLRRDNTIYQQTIFYRVYKIMLEVIFKLVPTLVIGGLNMRIMMVYRRTCERRRQMVLSRPHAHGYMKDDDPRKFAEERRLFLLLGSTSILFLVCVSPMAILHMTIASEVYPSFPFQVFRASANLLELINYSLTFYIYCLFSEDFRNTLVRTIKWPWLKGKFCHQAEHEVSGSPPATAGTVAVAGIGIGPGTGNGPGTSSRTKSNFHPAIPALTLTPAEPEDRPRLANGVLH